GCGCAAATCGCGGTCGCCCGCGGCGTCGACCGCTTCGCTGTCGTCGGGCAGCGTTCGAAGCGACGGTACCTCAAGCGGACCATCGACGTCGAGGGGGTCGACACCGAGGCGTTCAACGACGACGACGCCGCGCTGCGGTGGGCGAAGTGCCCGCCCGCGGCCGCCTCGTCCGTCGAGACCTCCTCGTAGCTAGCTCCCGCTCGCGGTCCCGTTCTCGTCGTCGTCCGTCTCGTTTCCGTCGGTGGCGTCGTCCGTCTCAGCGTCCTCGTCCGCTTCCGAGTCGCCGGCTTCTGATTCCTCGTCTTCGTCCTCATCCTCCTCGCCCTCGTCGTCGATCTCGTTCACGTCGACGTCGCGCCCCGCGACCCCGCTGCCCGAGATGACGGGCTTGAGGATGTAGCCGTTGTTCTTGCCGCGCTTGACGACGTTGATGTCGAAGACGAAGCTGACCGGCTCGTCGGGCGTGACCTCGAACCCGTTCGTGATCTGGAGCTTCTCGCTCGGGAGCTTCACGTCGACCGCTTCGCCGTCGACGACCCCTTCCACGGCGGAGACCTCGAGTTCGATCTTCTCGTAGCTTCCCGCCGGAATCTCGCCGTCGAAGACGGCGATCGCGTCGTCTTCGATCACCCGCGTGAGATCGACCGCCGCGTCGTCGAGTTCGACGACGGTGAACCCGCGGTCACCCTCGTCGTCCTCGCCGTCCGCTTCGGATTCCTCGCCACCGTCGTCCTCGCCGTCCGCCGTCTCGTTCGCGTCGTCGGTCTCGGTGGCGTTCCCGTCGTCCTCGGCGGTCTCGGTGGCGTTCTGCTCGGCACCCTCGTCCGATCCCTCCTCGTCTTCGTCGTCCGTTTCGGGTTCTTCGTCCTCCTCGTCGCCGTCCCCCGCCTCGAAGACGCGCGCTCGGTCGAAGGTGACGTCCAGCCGGTCGAAGTCACCGATGTCGGCCGGGGCGTCGCTGATGAGGAGCCGGAAGCCGCCGGTGAGCGTCTGCGAGCCGTCGGCGTCGCCGGAACCGTCCGAGCCGTCCGTCGACGGGACCCCTCCGTCTCCGGCGCAGCCCGCGAGCAGCGTCGCGCTCGCGCCGGCGCCGAGGGCGACGAACCCCCGTCGACTGAGCTCGTCGGTGCCCGCGGCCCGAGTGCGGTCGTCGCCCGTCGTCCGCGATCGGTCCGTCATGGTGACCTATCGAACGGGGCCCGAACGGGTATACCTCGGAGATACTGTGTCCGAATTTGCGCCGATAAAGCCCGTTTTAGCGGTGATAGACCGGTTTTTGCGCGCGATGCGGTCGAGGGCCCCGAACGCGTTACGGTCTCGCCGTCTCGATCCCCGCCTCCTCGACGACGCGCTCCGCGTGCCGCGTCGCGCGCTCGCGGACCGCGGCCGCGTCGGTCCCGACGTGCTCGCCGTTCGCGTAGCGGACCTCGCCGTCGACCATCGCGAAGGTCACGTCGTCGCCGTGGGCCGCGTACACCAGGTGCGAGAGCGGGTCGTGGAGCGGCGTGGCGCGGGTGATGTCGGTGGTGATCCCGATCACGTCGGCGCGGTGCCCCTCGCGCAGCGCGCCGAGGCGGTCGAAGCCGGCAGCCCGGGCGCCGCCCTCGGTCGCCATCTCCAAGACGGTACCCGCGGGGAGCCGGGTCGGGTCGCGGGCGTCGACCTTCCCGAGGAGGCTCGCCTGCCGCATCTCCGTGAAGGCGTCGAGCGTGTTGTTACACGGCGGACCGTCGTTGCCGAGCGCGACCGTGATCCCGCGGTCGAGGTAGTCCTGAACCGGGGCGATCCCCGAGGCGAGTTTCATATTCGAGGAGGGGCAGTGGGTGACGACCGTGTCGGTCTCCGCGAGCACCTCGCGCTCCCGCTCGTCGGTGTGGACGCAGTGCGCGAGCGTTACGTCCGGGCCGGTTAGGCCGACCTCGTCGAGCCAGAGGACGTTCCGCTTCCCCGTGTCCGCCTCGACCGTCTCGACCTCGTCCTCGTTCTCGCTGGCGTGGGTGTGGATCGTCACGCCGTCGTGGCGGTCGGCCAACTCGCGGCAACCGCGCAGGCAGGCCTCGGTACAGGTGACGGCGAACCGCGGCGTGACCGCGTAGCGGACGCGACCGTCGGCCGCACCGTGGTATTTCTCGATAAGGGTCTCGCTCTCCGCGAGCGCGGCGTCGGTCTCCTCCAAGAGGCCGTCGGGCGAGTCGCGGTCCATCAGGACCTTCCCGAGCCGCGCGCGGATCCCCGTCTCGATCGCGGCCTCGAACGCCTCCTCGGCGTGGTTCACCGAGAGGTGGTCGACGACGGTGGTCGTGCCCGATTCGAGACACTCCAGGTACCCCAGCTCGGCCGCGGCCCGGGTGGCCTCGGCGTCCATCGCGGCCTCCATCGGAAGCACGGCGTCGAACAGCCAGTCGAGGAGGGCGTCGTCGTCCGCGATCCCCCGTCCGAGCGACTGGACGGAGTGAACGTGGCCACCGACGAGGCCGGGCGCGACGAGGCCGAACGCGCGGCGCTCGTGGTCGGGATAGCGGTCGCGGAGGGTGGCCTCGTCACCGACCGCGGCGATCGTTTGTCCCTCGACGACGACGGCGCCGTCGGGGATGACGGTCTCGGAGTCGGCGACGATGGTTCCGGCTATCAGCATGTCCGTCCGTTCCTGACGGTCGACTCGTAAGAGGCTGTCCGTTCGACGGCTCTCCCGACCCCATTCGATCGGTGTTGTCTGGCGACGGGTGTTGAAACAGCGGATCAGCCCGCTGACAGCGACGCGATATTTAAATGTGGGTGAGACTGCGAGATCCACTTATAAACGGCGATGCGGTGGCGCGTGCCGACGAGCGGCCGGAGGCCGCGAGTCGCACGCGCGAGGTCGCCGGCGCGTAGCGCCGGCTGCCAGAGAATCTTCGATTCTCGCTGGAGTCAGCCGGCCGGAGCGAAGCGGAGGCCGGCTGACGAGGTTGGGGAGGCGTGAGGCTGCGGTGCCGTGCGGGGCGGGACTCAAAGGGGCAGTCGCGAGGCGGGCGCAGGCGTTCACGAGAGCGGAGCTCTCGTGAGCCAATCAGAACGCGAAGCGTTCTGATGACGACGTAAGCACCGCAACGAGGGAGCGAACGAAGAGAGCGACCGAGTGAGGAGCGTGGTTCGAGACGCCTTCGGCGTCTCGTCATCACGAAAGGCGCGAAGCGCCTTTCGAACGACAGCGAGCGTGCGCCCGCCTCGCGACTGGGGCTTTGAAGATGTTCGTCGTCGATCAGCTATCGTCTATTTATAAGCAAGCGACTGGGGCTTTGGCGGTGTTCACCGTCGAGCAGCGGTCGACTGATTTTAAATACTCGTCGAGAGAACCGCGGTCAACTTATTCCAGTCGGCGGTCGCGGAACGCGCGGATCACGTCCTGGCGCGCGATGATACCGACCAGTCGCCCGTCGTCGTCAACCACGGGCACACGATTAATATCGGGGTCGTCGCCCACGAGCAGGTCTAGCACGTCGTCGACGTCGCTGTCGGGCGTCACCGTCGCCACGTCCGCGCTCATCACCTCGGAGACGGGGCGGTCGGCGTTGCGGATCATGTCGACGCCCAGGTCGATGTCCGCCCACGGGCGCTTGATCTGATACGAGAGCGTGTCCACGAACGGCGGGAGTCCGACGGGGATCCACAGCGTCTCGTCCTCGGGTTCGAACAGGTCGACGAGGTCGGACTCGGTGATCACGCCGACCACCCGCTCGTCGTCGTCGACGACGGGGAAGCCGCTGAACTCGTAGCGGGCGAACCGCTTGAACACCTCGGCGACGTCGTCGTCGGGCGAGACCGTCTTCACGTCCGGTTCCATCAGGTCGCGCGCGGTCAGCGTCATACCGGACGGTCGCGGGGGGAGGCCGTAGGCGTTTCGCCCGGAGGGGGCCGACGTAACGGACTTACGCGCCGAGAACGCAGTCGCTCACATGTACCGCAAGGGTCACCTCGGGGCCGCGCTCGCCGTCTACGCCCCGTTCGGGTTCCTCGTCGCCGCGTTCGCCTCGTTCGAGGCGGGCGCGGTCGGCGCCCTCGGCGTCGCCTCGACGGCGACGGTCCCCGACCTCGACCTGCGGATCCCCTTCGTCAAACACCGGGGGATCACCCACACGGTCTGGTTCGCGCTGCTCGTCGGGGTCGCCTTCGGAGCCGTCGGGCTGGCGGTCGGGGTCCAGCGCGGGGTCGCCGTCGCGCTCCTCGCCGGCGGCGTCGGGTTCCTGTTCGGCGCCGTGGCGATCGTCTCGCACCTCCTCGCGGACGCGCTCACGCCGATGGGGATCCGGCCGTACGCGCCCGTTCGGGACACCGAGTACACGCTCGATCTGGTTACGGCGGCGAACCCGCTCGCGAACTACGCGCTGTTGGGAGTGGGCGGCGTCGTCCTCGCGGTCGCGCTCGTCGCGGGCGCGGCGGTTCCGGTGTAAGGGGCCGAATACGGTGTAGGAGGCCGAACAGTTCGACGCCGTCGAGCGATTCGACGGCGCCGGCGCTCGGTGCGTGAGAGCAGTATGGCCGGGGTGGGCTCCGAACCCACGATCTCCGCATGTCCCAGGTCCGAGGCTCGGCGGAGCCACGGGAAGGACGCGGACGCTTCCAAGGCGTCACCGCACCGAATCTCTGAACCCTATGAGTGCGGCGCTATGTCCAGCTAAGCCACCCGGCCTCACCAGTTCGTACCGCGATGAGACTCTTTAACCTTCCCATCCGTCGGAGGGTTGTGAACCGATCGCAGATCGCTGCGGGCGGCCGCTTCCGGGGCCGACGCGAGCCGGGGGGCGACCGCCGCGTGCGCGCCGCGACGAGGGCGTTCGGCCCGCGCTCGCGGCCGACCCAGCGGATTTATGCCGGGCGCGGCGTATCCCGGGCGTATGAGCCTTCCCGAACTGCTCGCGGGGACCGTCGGCGACGAGGACGTCGTCGCCGAGGTGCCGCTGGGCGGCGACGATCGACTCGCGGTCACGCCCACCCGGACCCTCGTCTACCGCGGCGACGGACTCCTGTCCGACGAGTCCGTCGACGAGTACGACCACGACGTCGAGCGCATCGAGGTCTCGACGGGCCGCCGCAAGTCGAAGATCACCCTCGGATACGGTCTCGACGGCGACGAGACGCTCTCGGTCCCCTCGAAGCGCGTGGACGACGTCCTCCACCCGGTCCTCGCCGGCGTCCTCTCGGCCGGCGGCGTCACCGGTCCCGGCGAGACGGTCGTGCGCACCTTCCGGTTCTCGGAACTCACCCTGATCGTCACCAGCGAACGGCTGGTCAAACACGTCGGCTCGGCCGTCTGGGACGCCGAGTTCGAGGAGTTCCACTACGAGGACCTCACCGGGCTCGACTTCGAGGAGGGGACCGTCGCCACCGCGGTCGTCCTCGTCCACGACGGCCGCTCGGAGCGGTTCAAGGCGCCGAACGAGTCCGCGCGCGCGGTCCGGGAGACGCTCGCGGACGCGGTGTGCTCGTTCCACGGCGTCGACAGCCTCGAAGAGTTCCGCGTCGCCGCCGCCGAGGCCGACGAGTCGACGACGAGCGGCGAGTCGAGCGGCACAACCGACTTCGGCGAGGGGCCGGACCCGCTCTCGGCGTCCCCGGTCGCGGACGCGGAGGCCGACGCCGACGGCCCCGAGACCCGACCGGACGAGGCGGGCGGTCCCGCCGACCCGGCCGCCGGGTCGAACCCGGTCGAACCCGAGGCGTCGAGCGACGCGGGAGACCCGCTGGGCGCGGACCCGCTCGCGGCGGACACCGCCGTCGACGACGCGAGCGCACAGGACGCGACCGTCGACGACGCGGCCACAGGCGACGCGGTCACCGGCGACGCGACCGGGGGCGACGCGAGCGCGGACGCCGCCGAGGCGGATTCGCTCGGCTCGGACGCGACGACGACCGCGTCCGTCTCCGAGGAACTCGGACGAGAGGCGGCGGACGGGTCCCCGTCGCCCGCCGGCGGCGACGCGGTCGCGGCGGACTCGACGGTCGCCGGGTCGGGCGGCGCGGATCCCGTCTCCGACGCCGACGTCGCCGCGGAGGCCGTTACGGACGAGGATGCGGTCCCGGACGGCGACGCGTTCGACGGGTCGCCGTTCGAGAGCGCCGGGGTCGAGGACGCGGACCTCGCGAGCGAGGTCGCCGCGCTGCGGCGCACCGTCGAGGCGCAGTCCGAGCGCCTCGACCGGCAGTCGACGCTCATCGAGCAGCTGATCGAGGAGCTCCGACGAGGGCGGTGACCGGGGCACCCCCCGGGACGCCGCTGCCCGTCGACGGAGGCGGGCCGATTCTCTCGGTTGAGACTCGCGTCGAACGCGTTATTCGGCCGGGGACGAACCCCCGACCGTGATTGGCCGACTGGGAGCCAGAATCGGTGCGGTGTTGAGCGACGTCGCGACCACGGAGGGGCGGCTGGCGGCCACCGCCGGTATCGTCCTCGTGACGCTCGGCGTCGGGTGGCTGCTGCTTCCGAAGGCCGTCCGCGCCGGCGAGCGGACCGCCTCGGACCGGGTCGAGCGACTCCTCGACGGCCGCACGGACGGGTCGGCCGGCGGCGCCGTTGAGACGCTCCGCGAGGGAGTCCCGGCGTCGTTCCTCCTGCGAATGGCGGTTGGGCTCTCGCAGCTCGCGCTGTTCGCGCTCGCGGGCGTCGCCGTCCTGACGGTGTGGGGGCAGTTCGACTTCGTCCGCTCGGTGTTGCCCGTAGCCGAGAACGCCGTCAGGGTCGGCGGACAGGTGCTGCTCTCGGCGGTGCTTCTCGGCGGCGCCTACGTCGCCAGCGACGCGTTAGAGACGTACGTCGCGGACCTCTCGGCCGACAGCGACCGTATCACCGCCCACCAAGAGCAGATCCTCACCCGGCTCGCGCAGGTGGGGCTACTCATCCTCGCGGGGATAACGGTCCTCGGCATCTGGGGCGTGAACCTCGGCGGCCTCCTCGTCGGCGCCGGCTTCCTCGGGATCGTCCTCGGGATGGCGGCCCGGCAGACGCTGGGGTCGCTCATCGCCGGCTTCGTGCTGATGTTCGCTCGCCCGTTCGAGATCGGTGACTGGGTCGAGATCGGCAGCGAGGAGGGGTTCGTCACCGACATCACGATCATAAACACCCACATGCGCAACTTCGACGGGGAGTACGTCGTGGTGCCGAACGACCTCGTCGCCAACCAGGCGATCACGAACCGGAGCCGCGAGGGGCGCCTCCGGATCCACATGGAGGTCGGGATCGGGTACGACGACGACCCCGATGAGGCGGCGGGAATCGCTGAGGAGGTTTTGGAGGGGATCGACGCGATCGCGAACAACCCGCAGCCGTACGCGATCCCCTCCGGGTTCGGGGACTCCGCGATCCTGCTCGACCTCCGGTTCTGGATCGACCCGCCGACGCCGCAGGCGCGGTGGCGCTCGAAGGCGCTCGCGGTCGAGCGGATCCAAGAGCGCTTCGCTGACGCCGGCATCTCCATCCCCTACCCGCAGCGGACCGTCTCGTACCCGCCCGAGACCGCGGAAGCGGAGGAGACGGTCGAGCGCGTCGAACGGACCGACGAGGACGGCGACGGGCGCCCGAACGACCGCCCCGCCTGAGAAGAGCCGCCCCCGATCCGGGCCGCTATCGGTCGGACGGACCGGTGTACCCGCTCGGAAGCTCCGTCCCGCGGCCGGTGAACAGCCGCTCGAACCGCTCGATGCGCTCCAAGATGTAGCTGAGCGCCGCCGTGAGCGAGTCGGCGCCGATCGACAGCAGGTGACGCGCCCCCTTCGTGCGGTCGGCGTGGTAGAAGCTGACCTCTCCCTCCGGCTTGGTGTTGCGCTCCGGCATCACCACTAGGTCCTGTCTGGTGGGTCCGTGTCGGAAGACGAGCACGTCCGTGAGCGAGTCCGCGCCGTAGGTGACCACGTCGTGGAGGACGCTCCACTTCGGCGGCGTCTCGGCCGCGAGCGCGTCCGCGTCGACGACGTTCCGCATCGTCGTCGCGGTCGAGACGCGCTCTAAGCCCGACCCGCGCCGGTCCCGAAGCCACGCGAGCAGTCGCTCGACGAGGTCGCGGAAGCCGTCAGGCGCCGAGAAACGGCCGCCCGACCGCTCCTGCGGCAGCGAGCCCCGCGTCACTTCGGTCCGCTCTCCATGTCAGTACCCCGGTCTCATCGTGTTAATAGGTACCGGTCGGGATCCCACCCGTTTCGCCGTCGAGCGCGCCGCCCCCGGCTCGTCGGTCTCGGCGGCCCGATTCACCGGTCCCGCCCGAACCCGGCCGCGAACGTCGCCTCGTCGACCGAAAGGACGGTCGGGCGGCCGTGCGGACAGGCGTACGGGCGGTCGCACTCTCCGAGGCGGTCGAGCAGGTCCCGGAGGTCGCCGTCCGCGAGGTCCTTGAAGTCGCCCCGCTTCAGCGAGGGGTGACACGCCAGGTCCGCGAGCAGGGCGTCGCGCGCGTCACGCGACGCGCCGCGGCCGCCGTCCGGTCCCGACAGCGCGGCGAGCGCGTCGCGGAAGGCGTCCGCGTCCGCGGTCCGGCCGAACGGCGCGGGGACGGTCCGCAGGCGGCGCGCGCCGCCGCCGAACGCCTCGGTCTCGAAGCCGAGCGCGACGAGGTCGTCGGCGTGCGCCTTCGCGGCCGCGGCCTCGTCGGTCGACAGCGAGACGGTCGCCGGCGGGTCGAGCGCCGCGGTCGGCACCGGGTCGCCGTCGAACGCGCGGGCGAGCCGCTCGTAGTTCACGCGCTCGTGGGCGGCGTGCCCGTCGATCACGAGCAGGTCGTCGCCGGACTCGACGAGGACGTAGAGGTCGCGGAAGACGCCGAGCGGCTCCGCGTCCGCGAACGCCCCGGCGCGCGAGCCGTCCCCCTCCCCGACCGGGTCGAGCGCGGAGCCGAGGTCGGTGGCGACGTCGGCGGAGCGCCGGAGGTCCGCGCCCGTGAGCGCGTCCGCGACGACCGAGGCGACCGCGTCCGCGACCGCGTCGGCGTCGCGGAGCCCCACCTCCCGCTTGGCGGGGTGGACGTTCGGGTCGACGCGGGCGGGCGGGAGCGAGACGTCGACCGCCGCGACCGGTTCGCGCCCGTCGGGCAGGAGCCGACCGTACCCCTCGCGGACCCCGGCCGCGAGCCGGTCGTTCCGGACCGGCCGCCCGTTCACGGAGACGCGGACGTGGTCGCGGGTGGCCCGGGTGACCGACGGGTACGCCAGCGCGCCCGAGACCCCGACGTCGACCGCGTCGCGCTCGCCGTCCGGCTCGACCGCGACGCTCGCCTCGACGGTCGTCGACCGGCTCGCGGTGTCGCGGTCGTACACGCCGAGCAGCGCGTCCGTGCGGTCGGTGCCGGGCGTCGACAGCGTCGTCGACCCGTCGTGGTCGAGCGCGAACGCGACCGAGGGGTTCGCCAGCGCGTAGTCCGCGACGAGCGAGGAGATCCGCGCGAACTCCGCGTCCCGCCCGCGAGCGACTCCCGGCGGGCCGGCCGGGTCGCGAACAGGTCCTCGACGACGACGGTCGTTCCCCGGGCGCGGCCCGCGGGCTCGACCGCGACGTCCCGCTCGCCGCCCGGGTTCCCCGACCGCGTCGCGCTCCCCGTGCCTCCTGCGCTCTCCGTGCCTCCCGCGCTCTCCGTGCCTCCCGCGCTCCCGACGACGACGCGCGTGCCCACCCCGTCGCCGGGGCTGGTCACGAGTTCCAGCCGGGCGGCCTCGGCAACGGCGGCGAGCGCCTCGCCCCGGAAGCCGAGCGACTCGACCCCGACCGGGTCGCCGTCGGGCGCCAGCTTGCTCGTCGCGTGGCGCTCGACGGCGCGCTCGGCGTCCGCACGGCCCATTCCACGCCCGTCGTCCGCGACGCGGATCCGGTCGGTGCCGTCGCCGTCGACGGAGATTTCGATCCGCGAGGCGCCCGCGTCGAGCGCGTTGTCGACCAGCTCTCCGACCACTCTCGCGGGCCGCGTCACCACCTCGCCGGCCGCGATCCGGTCGACCGTCGCCCGGTCGAGCCGGCGGACGCGCCGGGCGTCTCCGTCACCCGTCATCGTCGACCCGCGACTGGAGGTCGTGGAGGGCGTTCAGCGCCTCGATGGGCGTCATCCGCGCGAGGTCGAGGTCGCGGAGGTCCGCGGTGAGGTCGGACGGAGCGCCGGCGGCGGCACCCGCCTCACCGGTCTCGTTCGCTGGCGGCTCGGGGTCGCTTCCGGTCGGGGTCTCGATGGAGGGGTCGCCCGCCTCCGGACCGCCCTCGTCTCGCTCGCCCGACGCCTCCTCCGCGAGGAACTCCCGCAGCGACGCGTCGCCGTCCCGGTCGGCGTCGTCCGGGTCGGCCCCGCCCGTCGCCCCGTCGTCGGTTCCGCCCTCGCTTCCGGCACCGCCCGCGTTCCCGCGCCTGTCCGCCTCCTCGGCGGCGACGAGGTCGCGGGCGCGGTCGACCACCGGGCCGGGGACGCCGGCGAGCTCCGCGACCTCGACGCCGTACGACGACGAGGAGGCGCCGGGGACGACCCGGTGGAGGAACGTCACGTCGCCGTCCTCGCGGGTCGCGGTGAAGTGGAGGTTGAAGACGCGCTCGCGCTCGTCGGCCAGATCCGTCAGCCCGTGGTAGTGGGTCGCGAAGAGGGCGGTCGCGCCGAGTTCGTCGTGGAGGAACTCGGCGGCCGCGCGGGCGATGGCGCGGCCGTCGGTGGTGGCCGTTCCCCGGCCCACCTCGTCTAAGAGGACGAGGGAGTCGGCGCCCGCGTCGTGGAGGATCTCCGTCAGCTCGCTCATCTCGCGCATGAACGTCGACTGCCCGCCCGCGATGTCGTCGGAGGCGCCGACGCGGGTGAACAGCCGGTCGAAGACGGGGAGCGTCGCGGCCTGCGCGGGGACGAACGACCCCGTCTGCGCGAGCACGACCGCGAGGGCGACCGAGCGCATGTACGTCGACTTCCCGCTCATGTTCGGTCCCGTGATCACCGCGACCGAGCCGCGCGGGAGGTCCGCGTCGTTCGGCACGAACGACTCCTCGGCCCGCTCGACGACCGGGTGTCTGCCGCCCTCGATCTCGACGCCTCCGGCGGGGTCGACCGCGCCGCCGACGTCGGCGTCGGGGCCCTCCCGGAGCTCCGGGCGGACGTAGTCGCGCGCGACCGCGACCGCCGCGAGCGAGGTCAGGGCGTCGAGTTCCGCGAGCGCGTCCGCGAGGCCTTGAATCCGCTCGGTCTCGGCCGCGACGCGCTCGCGGACGTCGACGAACAGGTCGTACTCCAAGGCGTCCGCGCGCTCGGCGGCGCCGACTATCTCCTCCTCGCGCTCCTTCAGCTCCGGGGTGACGTAGCGCTCGCTGTTCTTCAGCGTCTGCCGCCGCCGGTAGTCGTCGGGGACCTTCTCGACGTTGGCGTCGGTCACTTCGATGTAGTAGCCGTGGACCTGGTTGTGACCGACCGACAGCGAGTCGATCCCGGTGCGCTCGCGCTCGCTCGCCTCGAGGGCCGCGACCCACTCGCGCCCCTCGCGCTCGGTGGCGCGCAGGTCGTCGAGGTCGCCGTCGAACCCCTCGCGGATCACGCCGCCCTCCGTGATCTCCTGTGGCGGGTCGACCGCGACCGCGCCGTCGATCAGCTCGCGCACCTCTGTCAGTTCGTCGAGGCGGTCGCGGAGGTCGCGGAGGTGGTCGGTCCGGGGGAGCGCGGGGCCCTCATCGGCGCCACCCGGCTCGCTGCTCGCACCCGCTTCTCCCCCTGCCCCCGCGAGCGTCGCCTTCAGCTCGGGGACGACCGCGAGCGTCCGGTGAAGCGAGCGCAGGTCGCGGGCGTCGGCCCGCCCCCGCGACACCCGGCTCACCAGTCGTTCGAGGTCGTATGCGGTCGAGAGGGCGTCCGCGACGCCCTCGCGGGCGAGGCTCCGGTCCGCCAGTTCCCCGACCGCGTCGTGGCGGCTCCGGATCGCGTCGGCGTCGACGAGCGGGCGGCGGAGCCAGCGCTCCAGACAGCGGCGGCCGAGCGCGCAGTTCGTCTCGTCGAGCGCGTCGAACAGCGTGTCGCTCGCGCCCAGCCCGCGGTTCTCGAACAGCTCCAAGCTGCGCTGGGCCGCGGCGTCGAGCCGAAGCCGGTCGCGGGGGTCGTATCGCCGGATTCTGGTGACGTACGAGAGCGGGCCGTCGTCGCCCTGCGTGTACTCGGCGTACGCGATCACCGCGCCCGCCGCCCGAAGCTCCGCGTCGGCGTCGAACCGCCGCTCGGGCGCCGGGAGGTACGGCTTCAGCCGCTCGGTCGCGGTCCGGCGGTCGAAGGCGTCGGCGTCGTAGTCGTGGGTCGTCCAGCCGCGCTCCGCGTCGCTCGGTTCGAACGCGGGGGCGTCGGGGCCGGCGATGAGTTCGGCCGGGGCGATCCGGTCGAGTTCGCCCGCGACCGCGTCCCGGTCGCCGGCGGTGACGAGGCACTCTCCCGTCGAGACGTCGACGGCGGCGAGGCCGACGCGACGGTCGCTGGCGCCGGGCGTGTCGCTCTCGCCGCCGTCGCCCTCGGCCGCCACCGCCGCCACGTAGTTCGTCGTCCCCGATTCGAGGAGGTCGTCCTCGACGACGGTGCCGGGCGTGATCACCTCGGTGACGGCGCGGTCGACGAGTCCGGAGGCCTGCTCGGCGTCCTCGACCTGATCGCCGAGCGCGACGCGGTAGCCCGCGTCGAGCAGCGATTCGAGGTACGGCGCGGCGTTGTCGATGGGGATCCCCGCCATCGGGTAGTCGCCGGTCGAGTCGGAGCGCTCCGTCAGCGTCACCTCGCAGACGCGCGCGACGGTCTCGGCCGCCTCGCAGAACGCCTCGTAGAAGTCTCCCACCTGAAACAACACCAAGGCGTCCTCGTGGGCGGCACAGAGGTCGGCGTACTGCGAGAGCATCGGCGTGAGTTCCTCGCGGGCGGCCGCGATCCCGGGCGGCAGCCCCGTGGCCGTCTCTCGGTCCGCCGGTTCCATACCCCG
The sequence above is a segment of the Halorubrum sp. 2020YC2 genome. Coding sequences within it:
- a CDS encoding DUF4382 domain-containing protein encodes the protein MTDRSRTTGDDRTRAAGTDELSRRGFVALGAGASATLLAGCAGDGGVPSTDGSDGSGDADGSQTLTGGFRLLISDAPADIGDFDRLDVTFDRARVFEAGDGDEEDEEPETDDEDEEGSDEGAEQNATETAEDDGNATETDDANETADGEDDGGEESEADGEDDEGDRGFTVVELDDAAVDLTRVIEDDAIAVFDGEIPAGSYEKIELEVSAVEGVVDGEAVDVKLPSEKLQITNGFEVTPDEPVSFVFDINVVKRGKNNGYILKPVISGSGVAGRDVDVNEIDDEGEEDEDEDEESEAGDSEADEDAETDDATDGNETDDDENGTASGS
- a CDS encoding 5'-deoxyadenosine deaminase, with the translated sequence MLIAGTIVADSETVIPDGAVVVEGQTIAAVGDEATLRDRYPDHERRAFGLVAPGLVGGHVHSVQSLGRGIADDDALLDWLFDAVLPMEAAMDAEATRAAAELGYLECLESGTTTVVDHLSVNHAEEAFEAAIETGIRARLGKVLMDRDSPDGLLEETDAALAESETLIEKYHGAADGRVRYAVTPRFAVTCTEACLRGCRELADRHDGVTIHTHASENEDEVETVEADTGKRNVLWLDEVGLTGPDVTLAHCVHTDEREREVLAETDTVVTHCPSSNMKLASGIAPVQDYLDRGITVALGNDGPPCNNTLDAFTEMRQASLLGKVDARDPTRLPAGTVLEMATEGGARAAGFDRLGALREGHRADVIGITTDITRATPLHDPLSHLVYAAHGDDVTFAMVDGEVRYANGEHVGTDAAAVRERATRHAERVVEEAGIETARP
- a CDS encoding CBS domain-containing protein: MTLTARDLMEPDVKTVSPDDDVAEVFKRFARYEFSGFPVVDDDERVVGVITESDLVDLFEPEDETLWIPVGLPPFVDTLSYQIKRPWADIDLGVDMIRNADRPVSEVMSADVATVTPDSDVDDVLDLLVGDDPDINRVPVVDDDGRLVGIIARQDVIRAFRDRRLE
- a CDS encoding metal-dependent hydrolase, with the translated sequence MYRKGHLGAALAVYAPFGFLVAAFASFEAGAVGALGVASTATVPDLDLRIPFVKHRGITHTVWFALLVGVAFGAVGLAVGVQRGVAVALLAGGVGFLFGAVAIVSHLLADALTPMGIRPYAPVRDTEYTLDLVTAANPLANYALLGVGGVVLAVALVAGAAVPV
- a CDS encoding mechanosensitive ion channel family protein; this encodes MIGRLGARIGAVLSDVATTEGRLAATAGIVLVTLGVGWLLLPKAVRAGERTASDRVERLLDGRTDGSAGGAVETLREGVPASFLLRMAVGLSQLALFALAGVAVLTVWGQFDFVRSVLPVAENAVRVGGQVLLSAVLLGGAYVASDALETYVADLSADSDRITAHQEQILTRLAQVGLLILAGITVLGIWGVNLGGLLVGAGFLGIVLGMAARQTLGSLIAGFVLMFARPFEIGDWVEIGSEEGFVTDITIINTHMRNFDGEYVVVPNDLVANQAITNRSREGRLRIHMEVGIGYDDDPDEAAGIAEEVLEGIDAIANNPQPYAIPSGFGDSAILLDLRFWIDPPTPQARWRSKALAVERIQERFADAGISIPYPQRTVSYPPETAEAEETVERVERTDEDGDGRPNDRPA
- the mutS gene encoding DNA mismatch repair protein MutS; its protein translation is MEPADRETATGLPPGIAAAREELTPMLSQYADLCAAHEDALVLFQVGDFYEAFCEAAETVARVCEVTLTERSDSTGDYPMAGIPIDNAAPYLESLLDAGYRVALGDQVEDAEQASGLVDRAVTEVITPGTVVEDDLLESGTTNYVAAVAAEGDGGESDTPGASDRRVGLAAVDVSTGECLVTAGDRDAVAGELDRIAPAELIAGPDAPAFEPSDAERGWTTHDYDADAFDRRTATERLKPYLPAPERRFDADAELRAAGAVIAYAEYTQGDDGPLSYVTRIRRYDPRDRLRLDAAAQRSLELFENRGLGASDTLFDALDETNCALGRRCLERWLRRPLVDADAIRSRHDAVGELADRSLAREGVADALSTAYDLERLVSRVSRGRADARDLRSLHRTLAVVPELKATLAGAGGEAGASSEPGGADEGPALPRTDHLRDLRDRLDELTEVRELIDGAVAVDPPQEITEGGVIREGFDGDLDDLRATEREGREWVAALEASERERTGIDSLSVGHNQVHGYYIEVTDANVEKVPDDYRRRQTLKNSERYVTPELKEREEEIVGAAERADALEYDLFVDVRERVAAETERIQGLADALAELDALTSLAAVAVARDYVRPELREGPDADVGGAVDPAGGVEIEGGRHPVVERAEESFVPNDADLPRGSVAVITGPNMSGKSTYMRSVALAVVLAQTGSFVPAQAATLPVFDRLFTRVGASDDIAGGQSTFMREMSELTEILHDAGADSLVLLDEVGRGTATTDGRAIARAAAEFLHDELGATALFATHYHGLTDLADERERVFNLHFTATREDGDVTFLHRVVPGASSSSYGVEVAELAGVPGPVVDRARDLVAAEEADRRGNAGGAGSEGGTDDGATGGADPDDADRDGDASLREFLAEEASGERDEGGPEAGDPSIETPTGSDPEPPANETGEAGAAAGAPSDLTADLRDLDLARMTPIEALNALHDLQSRVDDDG